In Leptospira sp. WS58.C1, a single genomic region encodes these proteins:
- a CDS encoding chemotaxis protein CheX, protein MSLNIDPLLDEKFILTISQIFPEFLEKNLGVHAVREAFGPSKNEGLCYENCTSVEFQGEAKGKLYLAMDGYTKLKLLPKIARSFHIDPTIRSHAASIMLEFANQICAELISEMKLGRFQIDILPPENLNNKLVPIDLENLRQYILIYFLKDEDAKEYLGRIYLILLMQKY, encoded by the coding sequence ATGTCTTTGAACATAGATCCATTATTGGATGAAAAATTCATACTTACCATTTCCCAGATCTTCCCGGAGTTTTTGGAAAAAAACCTAGGAGTTCATGCGGTCCGAGAAGCGTTCGGACCTTCTAAAAACGAAGGTCTATGTTACGAGAACTGTACTTCTGTGGAATTCCAAGGTGAAGCAAAAGGGAAACTTTATCTGGCAATGGACGGTTATACTAAACTCAAACTTTTGCCCAAGATCGCCAGGTCCTTCCATATTGATCCTACTATCCGAAGTCATGCTGCTTCCATTATGCTGGAATTTGCCAACCAGATCTGTGCCGAACTCATCTCCGAAATGAAATTGGGAAGATTCCAAATAGATATTCTTCCTCCGGAAAATCTGAACAATAAATTGGTCCCGATAGATCTGGAAAATTTAAGACAGTATATTCTGATCTATTTTTTGAAAGACGAGGACGCTAAAGAATATTTGGGCAGGATCTATCTCATTCTCTTAATGCAAAAATATTAA
- a CDS encoding alpha/beta hydrolase, giving the protein MIRYSFQGLPFLLKYADMIDSPESAVREEHVRVSKKISFRTKIFPGPEHSPAIYLQHGMSNRGIDDPRILTLAKHLRNSGATVYLPELPEVKGLEISEDTVPNIRTLFHEIVKREGQAISFLSASFSAGMGMVALSGKEEQKNLKSALLVGTYSDFAETLPFSLSNYHLDPYAVHVLLYNYISKLEPKLSKLEEFYFEAALDNGLKRMGEEEKAPKLLKKLNQKEREFVHSLQTDPGFRMALVEPILSVLPHNFILRNSPKNYLSDWKAPIALLHGSDDPVISPDESEQLFGSLRNGKEEHKVILKSNLITHGDHLPFYTQLGEIPKLAGLWGFFLKKSGL; this is encoded by the coding sequence ATGATTCGATATTCTTTCCAGGGACTTCCATTCTTACTCAAATACGCAGACATGATAGATTCTCCCGAGTCGGCAGTCCGGGAAGAACATGTAAGAGTTTCCAAAAAAATTTCCTTCCGGACCAAAATATTTCCGGGCCCGGAACATTCTCCTGCGATCTATTTGCAGCATGGGATGAGTAACCGAGGCATTGACGATCCAAGGATCCTCACACTTGCAAAACATCTAAGAAATAGCGGTGCCACTGTGTATCTTCCCGAACTTCCGGAAGTCAAAGGGTTGGAAATTTCGGAGGATACAGTTCCGAATATCAGGACATTATTCCACGAGATCGTAAAGAGAGAAGGCCAAGCGATCTCATTCTTATCCGCAAGTTTTTCCGCCGGGATGGGAATGGTGGCGTTATCCGGAAAGGAAGAGCAGAAAAATCTAAAATCCGCTCTACTTGTCGGAACGTACTCAGACTTCGCGGAAACTCTCCCTTTCAGTCTGTCCAATTATCACCTGGACCCGTATGCGGTTCACGTTTTATTATATAATTATATTTCTAAGTTAGAGCCTAAACTTTCGAAATTAGAAGAGTTCTACTTTGAAGCTGCCTTGGATAACGGATTGAAAAGAATGGGAGAAGAGGAGAAGGCCCCGAAGCTCCTTAAAAAATTGAACCAAAAAGAGAGGGAATTCGTACATTCTCTTCAAACCGATCCCGGCTTTAGGATGGCGTTAGTAGAGCCTATTCTATCCGTACTCCCGCATAACTTCATTTTACGAAATTCTCCTAAAAACTATCTCTCCGATTGGAAGGCGCCTATCGCCTTATTACACGGATCAGACGATCCTGTGATCTCTCCTGACGAATCGGAGCAGTTATTCGGATCTTTAAGGAACGGAAAAGAGGAGCATAAAGTGATCTTAAAGTCCAATTTGATCACTCATGGGGACCATCTTCCCTTTTATACCCAGTTAGGTGAGATCCCGAAACTTGCCGGGCTCTGGGGTTTTTTTCTAAAAAAATCAGGACTCTAA